One genomic region from Haloarcula taiwanensis encodes:
- a CDS encoding 23S rRNA (uridine(2552)-2'-O)-methyltransferase (Specifically methylates the uridine in position 2552 of 23S rRNA in the fully assembled 50S ribosomal subunit), translating to MSGKDDYYNRAKQEGYRARSAYKLQQLDDTAGLLGEGRTVVDLGAAPGGWMQVAAERIGERGTLVGVDRQTIDDLEDPEPTVEYVRGDMTEDSTKDEIRDIVGESDGEGGPVDVVISDMAPNMTGQYDLDHARSVHLVRQAFEVATDLLDAGGDFCAKVFDGQDLDDLIADIEPEFEYVREVRPDASRDSSSELYLVAKHRLTGPVREGDIIDVTIDDIGEEGDGIAKVENFTVFVSGVEEGETVEVRIDDVKPRYAFAEPVE from the coding sequence ATGTCGGGCAAAGACGACTACTACAACAGAGCGAAGCAGGAGGGGTATCGCGCGCGGTCAGCCTACAAGCTCCAGCAACTGGACGACACGGCCGGCCTGCTCGGCGAGGGACGGACCGTCGTCGACCTCGGGGCCGCCCCGGGCGGCTGGATGCAGGTCGCGGCCGAGCGCATCGGCGAGCGCGGGACGCTGGTCGGTGTCGACCGCCAGACCATCGACGATTTGGAGGACCCCGAACCGACCGTCGAGTACGTCCGCGGCGACATGACTGAGGACAGCACGAAAGACGAAATCCGGGACATAGTCGGCGAGAGCGACGGCGAGGGCGGCCCGGTCGACGTGGTCATCTCCGACATGGCTCCGAACATGACCGGGCAGTACGACCTCGACCACGCCCGGTCGGTCCATCTGGTCCGGCAGGCCTTCGAGGTCGCGACGGACCTGCTCGATGCCGGCGGGGACTTCTGTGCGAAAGTGTTCGACGGGCAGGACCTAGACGACCTCATCGCCGACATCGAACCGGAGTTCGAGTACGTCCGCGAGGTCCGTCCCGACGCCTCGCGGGACTCCTCCTCGGAGCTGTATCTGGTGGCGAAACACCGCCTGACCGGGCCGGTCCGCGAGGGTGATATCATCGACGTCACCATCGACGACATCGGCGAGGAGGGCGACGGTATCGCCAAAGTCGAGAACTTCACCGTCTTCGTCAGCGGTGTCGAAGAGGGCGAAACAGTCGAGGTCCGCATCGACGACGTGAAGCCCCGGTACGCGTTCGCTGAACCGGTCGAATAA